A region of Paraburkholderia sp. BL23I1N1 DNA encodes the following proteins:
- a CDS encoding DUF2325 domain-containing protein: protein MNQNRGTCLPDSSASLSLERARAHVASLQHELFAVEQALLDDRVLTRALSGRRWVYVGGRPSINAVLRALVEAAGGEFVHHTGTIDDDGRAEGFAALLSGAYRVLCPLDLIDPDSLVALRRLCARHRAPWSALRSSSVTSFIAGVLRARPAQPRGVVAASRFCLRHG from the coding sequence ATGAATCAGAACCGCGGCACATGCCTTCCCGACAGCAGTGCGAGCCTGTCGCTGGAGCGCGCGCGGGCACATGTCGCGAGCCTGCAGCACGAGTTGTTCGCGGTTGAGCAGGCGCTGCTTGACGACCGCGTATTGACGCGCGCATTGAGCGGGCGTCGATGGGTTTATGTAGGCGGGCGGCCAAGCATCAACGCCGTGCTGCGTGCGCTGGTGGAAGCGGCCGGAGGCGAGTTCGTTCATCACACCGGGACCATCGACGACGATGGCCGTGCCGAAGGCTTCGCGGCTTTGCTGTCAGGCGCCTACCGGGTGCTGTGCCCATTGGATCTGATCGACCCGGACTCGCTGGTCGCGCTGCGGCGGTTGTGCGCGCGTCACCGCGCGCCGTGGTCTGCTTTGCGTTCGTCGAGCGTGACGAGCTTCATTGCGGGCGTGTTGCGGGCTCGGCCTGCCCAGCCGCGCGGCGTGGTCGCAGCGTCGCGCTTCTGCCTGAGGCATGGCTGA
- the nodI gene encoding nodulation factor ABC transporter ATP-binding protein NodI → MSKAAISFAGVRKSYGDKIVVDGLSFSVAPGECFGLLGPNGAGKSTTLRMVLGMAPPDAGKIIVLGEPVPARARSARMGIGVVPQFDNLEPGFTVRENLLVFGRYFGMSTREIETVVPSLLEFARLESKVDARVTELSGGMKRRLMLARALINDPQLLVMDEPTTGLDPHARHLIWERLRSLLARGKTILLTTHFMEEAERLCDRLCVLEEGRKIAEGGPRALIAEQIGSHVVEIHGGNPHELRTLIAPHAQRIEVSGGTLFCYVSDPERVCVQLRGRAALRLLQRPANLEDVFLQLTGRGMKE, encoded by the coding sequence ATGTCCAAAGCAGCAATCAGCTTCGCCGGTGTAAGGAAGTCATATGGCGACAAGATCGTAGTCGACGGATTGTCGTTCAGCGTCGCGCCTGGAGAGTGCTTCGGTCTGCTAGGGCCAAATGGCGCGGGCAAGAGCACGACGCTGCGTATGGTTCTCGGCATGGCGCCGCCCGACGCAGGCAAGATCATCGTGCTCGGGGAGCCGGTGCCGGCGCGCGCTCGCTCGGCACGTATGGGCATCGGCGTGGTGCCGCAATTCGACAACCTCGAGCCCGGGTTCACCGTGCGCGAGAACCTTCTGGTATTTGGGCGCTACTTCGGCATGAGTACACGTGAAATTGAAACGGTCGTGCCGTCGCTGCTCGAATTCGCCCGCCTCGAAAGCAAGGTCGATGCGCGCGTCACCGAACTATCCGGTGGCATGAAGCGGCGGCTGATGCTGGCACGCGCGCTGATCAACGATCCACAGTTGTTGGTCATGGACGAGCCTACAACGGGTCTCGACCCGCATGCGCGCCACCTGATCTGGGAACGCCTGCGTTCCCTGTTGGCGCGCGGCAAGACGATCCTCTTGACCACCCATTTCATGGAAGAGGCCGAGCGGTTGTGCGACCGACTGTGTGTGCTGGAGGAGGGTCGAAAGATCGCCGAAGGCGGGCCTCGCGCGCTGATCGCAGAACAGATCGGGAGCCACGTGGTCGAGATCCACGGCGGCAATCCGCATGAGCTGCGCACGTTGATCGCGCCGCACGCGCAGCGTATCGAGGTCAGTGGTGGGACCCTCTTCTGCTATGTGTCCGATCCGGAACGGGTGTGTGTACAGTTGCGCGGGCGCGCGGCGCTGCGCCTTTTACAGCGTCCAGCAAATCTCGAGGATGTCTTTTTGCAGTTAACCGGGCGCGGGATGAAGGAGTGA
- the nodC gene encoding chitooligosaccharide synthase NodC gives MWLMMVLRISTLVRPVYDAYTRDPRFNLITLPQNMGKRKAQIAAIRASSGELVLNVDSDTTLAPDVVKKLVLRMRDTTIGAAMGQLTASNRSDTWLTRLIDMEYWLACNEERAAQARFGAVMCCCGPCAMYRRSALLLLLDQYETQFFRGKPSDFGEDRHLTILMLTAGYRTEYVPDAIAATVVPDRLGAYLRQQLRWARSTYRDTLLSLRLLPCLDRYLTLEVIGLNLGSLFLALSLLAGLAQLALTATVPWWTALIIASWTMIRCSVASVRARQIRFLGFSLHTPINLFLLLPLKAYALGTLSNSDWLSRGSAGNVSNIREKQPDTPDPVTKPNMTSASRVATPAPSTGSRV, from the coding sequence ATGTGGTTGATGATGGTTCTGCGAATCTCGACGCTTGTGAGGCCGGTATACGATGCGTACACACGCGACCCGAGATTCAACCTCATTACGCTCCCCCAAAATATGGGAAAGCGCAAGGCACAAATCGCCGCAATACGCGCTTCATCCGGGGAACTGGTACTCAACGTCGACTCGGACACGACGCTGGCGCCCGATGTCGTCAAGAAGCTCGTATTGAGAATGCGAGACACGACGATAGGCGCCGCCATGGGTCAGTTGACGGCCAGCAACCGGAGCGACACCTGGCTGACCCGCCTGATCGATATGGAGTACTGGTTGGCTTGCAACGAAGAACGCGCGGCACAGGCTCGCTTCGGCGCTGTTATGTGTTGCTGTGGTCCGTGTGCCATGTACCGCCGGTCCGCGCTTCTTTTGCTCTTAGACCAGTACGAGACACAGTTTTTTCGGGGGAAACCGAGCGACTTCGGCGAGGACCGCCATCTCACGATTCTCATGCTGACCGCAGGTTATCGGACAGAGTACGTTCCGGATGCCATTGCGGCGACAGTCGTTCCGGACAGACTGGGGGCGTATCTGCGCCAACAACTGCGCTGGGCGCGCAGTACGTATCGGGACACGTTGCTTTCGCTGCGCCTCCTGCCCTGTCTCGATCGCTACCTTACGCTGGAGGTGATCGGACTGAATCTGGGCTCGCTATTTCTCGCCTTATCGCTTCTAGCGGGGCTCGCGCAGCTCGCATTGACAGCGACAGTGCCGTGGTGGACTGCCCTGATAATCGCATCATGGACCATGATCCGCTGTAGCGTGGCATCGGTTCGCGCTCGCCAGATTCGATTTCTTGGCTTTTCTCTTCACACACCTATTAACCTCTTTCTCTTGCTCCCGCTGAAAGCCTATGCGCTGGGTACATTGAGCAATAGCGATTGGCTGTCCCGTGGCTCTGCAGGCAACGTATCGAACATTCGTGAAAAACAGCCCGACACTCCGGATCCGGTTACAAAGCCGAACATGACTTCAGCGTCAAGAGTTGCGACTCCCGCACCGTCGACCGGATCACGCGTGTGA
- a CDS encoding polysaccharide deacetylase family protein — protein sequence MKVLDCVSEARDECHDRAGRRDVYLTFDDGPNPLCTPDVLDVLAEHRVPATFCVIGAYVEDQPKLIQRMIAEGHEIANHTMTHPDLSGCEPDEVRREILDAKRIIRMACPQATVRHMRAPYGIWTDEVVVETAKAGLAALDWSVGRPA from the coding sequence GTGAAGGTCCTCGATTGCGTATCCGAGGCGCGCGACGAGTGCCACGATCGCGCCGGACGTCGCGACGTCTACTTGACGTTTGACGACGGCCCTAATCCACTTTGCACACCGGACGTCCTCGATGTGCTGGCAGAACACCGGGTGCCAGCAACGTTCTGCGTCATCGGTGCGTACGTAGAGGACCAGCCGAAGCTGATCCAGCGAATGATCGCCGAGGGACACGAGATTGCCAATCACACGATGACTCATCCGGATTTGTCTGGATGCGAACCTGATGAAGTACGACGCGAAATATTGGACGCGAAGAGGATCATCCGGATGGCGTGTCCCCAGGCCACAGTTCGGCATATGCGTGCCCCTTACGGAATATGGACGGACGAAGTGGTCGTTGAAACGGCAAAGGCGGGGCTGGCGGCTCTTGACTGGTCGGTCGGTCGACCCGCGTGA
- a CDS encoding saccharopine dehydrogenase, whose amino-acid sequence MNHIWLRCESKRFERRTPLVPAHAAMLAKKGIVVTVEHSPIRCFPDEQYEKVGCEIVKSHSWQNAPSDAYILGLKELSEDVNEVRHTHIYFGHVFKQQTGAVEVLDRFRRGGGTLLDLEYLRDFRGLELVSRGVSFWAGVCGAAVTLELMERKMSNAAEVSLEKTFHSSFEELVEFLERRIEKVRNARILIAGARGVTGSGVRYLLETVGLGHECWGRTETASDSRHELLDFDIFFNCIRSDETTTTLLHPKMLEKPHRLSMIGDVSCDAASPYNPLRIYRESTDFSKPRQTCGSGENSVDIVALDNVASLLPVDASSAISRELFPFLCELFISGGYYIDSAWGTAYLNFAASLARTKKCKPEAKT is encoded by the coding sequence ATGAATCACATCTGGCTTCGATGCGAAAGCAAACGTTTTGAGCGCCGCACGCCCCTTGTACCGGCTCATGCTGCGATGTTGGCCAAGAAAGGCATTGTAGTGACCGTAGAGCATTCGCCCATTCGGTGCTTCCCGGACGAGCAATACGAAAAAGTCGGGTGTGAGATCGTCAAGTCGCATTCTTGGCAAAACGCGCCTTCCGATGCGTACATTCTAGGACTGAAAGAGCTAAGTGAAGACGTCAACGAGGTCCGCCATACTCACATTTATTTTGGCCATGTTTTCAAGCAACAGACGGGCGCGGTTGAGGTGCTAGACCGGTTCCGCCGAGGCGGAGGCACGCTGCTCGATCTTGAGTATCTTCGAGACTTTCGGGGTTTGGAGCTTGTGAGTCGAGGAGTAAGTTTCTGGGCGGGTGTATGTGGGGCGGCCGTGACGCTGGAACTTATGGAACGAAAGATGAGTAATGCGGCAGAAGTATCGCTAGAGAAAACGTTCCATAGTAGCTTTGAAGAGCTAGTAGAGTTTCTGGAGCGGAGGATCGAAAAAGTAAGAAACGCTAGGATCCTCATAGCTGGTGCACGGGGAGTGACTGGATCGGGAGTGCGCTACCTGTTGGAGACCGTTGGCCTCGGTCACGAATGTTGGGGAAGGACGGAGACTGCCTCAGACTCACGTCATGAGCTTCTAGATTTCGACATCTTTTTCAACTGCATACGGTCAGACGAAACAACGACGACACTGCTCCACCCAAAAATGCTCGAAAAGCCGCATCGGCTTTCGATGATTGGCGACGTAAGTTGCGACGCGGCCAGTCCGTACAACCCACTACGTATTTATCGAGAGTCGACCGATTTCTCCAAACCACGACAGACGTGTGGTTCAGGGGAAAACTCCGTTGATATAGTCGCATTGGACAATGTTGCGTCGCTGTTACCTGTGGACGCGAGTTCGGCAATAAGTAGAGAGTTATTCCCTTTCCTTTGTGAGCTTTTTATAAGCGGAGGCTACTACATCGACTCAGCGTGGGGGACTGCATATCTCAATTTCGCCGCGAGTCTTGCGAGGACGAAAAAATGCAAACCAGAAGCAAAAACGTGA
- a CDS encoding ATP-grasp domain-containing protein encodes MQTRSKNVIVIVDGWSSGRYLAPAFIGHGYECIHISSTEKTSRFGYKPVDYIANFHFESTGMSGILENLRGYSVKAIMPGSESGVVLADLLADNFAVPRNDARTTQARRNKFHMIEALKKAGISSMRQFASRSLCELLAWYSESELDTVILKPTMGAKSDGVALCSNAKDIEAAFVTTHGKPNVTGVINTEFVIQERLQGQELMVNSVSCEGHHFVTDMWIGVGGLVDTISTDEYAQLVMRRTEIFERVEKYVLETLDALGIRNGAAHSEVMLTVNGPRLIECGARLTGAQLFAAVEEAQGYSQLSVMVETVLNSGQFQRRVNALRGSRQKGLRFVYMCSNREGYVVNNPDLIRFGELATLDRMIVFPKIGDYLTKTHGSRGRPGYAFLLSSDNQTLDMDYVRFRELEAKMFQHVLEA; translated from the coding sequence ATGCAAACCAGAAGCAAAAACGTGATTGTGATTGTTGATGGATGGTCGTCGGGGCGATATTTGGCACCGGCTTTCATCGGCCATGGATACGAGTGCATACACATTAGCTCAACAGAAAAAACGTCGCGGTTTGGCTACAAGCCGGTTGACTACATTGCCAACTTTCATTTCGAATCGACCGGCATGTCGGGAATACTCGAAAATCTGCGCGGGTATTCAGTTAAAGCAATCATGCCCGGTAGTGAGTCCGGTGTCGTACTAGCAGATTTATTAGCCGATAATTTCGCTGTTCCGCGAAATGACGCCAGAACAACGCAGGCTCGCAGAAACAAATTTCATATGATCGAAGCACTTAAGAAGGCTGGTATATCCAGTATGAGGCAATTCGCTTCGCGGTCGCTCTGCGAGCTTCTCGCCTGGTACAGTGAATCTGAGTTGGATACGGTCATATTGAAGCCAACAATGGGAGCGAAGTCGGATGGTGTCGCACTTTGTTCGAATGCGAAGGACATAGAAGCTGCCTTCGTGACCACTCATGGGAAACCGAACGTGACAGGAGTAATCAATACGGAATTCGTAATTCAAGAACGTCTTCAAGGCCAGGAGTTGATGGTAAATAGTGTCAGTTGTGAGGGCCATCATTTTGTCACCGATATGTGGATCGGCGTTGGTGGCTTGGTGGACACAATCTCGACAGACGAGTATGCCCAACTCGTAATGCGGCGGACGGAAATTTTCGAGAGGGTCGAGAAATATGTTCTTGAGACGCTGGACGCGCTGGGAATTCGCAACGGCGCGGCACACAGTGAGGTGATGCTGACGGTCAATGGACCGCGGCTTATCGAGTGCGGCGCGCGTCTGACCGGCGCTCAACTCTTCGCGGCCGTCGAGGAGGCGCAGGGATACAGTCAACTTTCTGTGATGGTTGAGACGGTATTGAATTCCGGACAGTTTCAAAGGCGAGTGAACGCATTGCGTGGGTCAAGACAAAAAGGCCTAAGGTTTGTTTACATGTGTTCGAATCGGGAAGGATATGTTGTGAACAATCCAGATCTCATTCGATTTGGCGAATTGGCGACACTGGACCGGATGATTGTATTCCCGAAGATCGGCGATTATCTGACAAAGACGCACGGCAGCCGAGGGCGACCGGGATATGCGTTCCTCTTGTCCAGTGATAATCAAACCTTGGACATGGACTATGTCCGCTTCCGGGAACTCGAGGCAAAAATGTTTCAGCATGTATTGGAGGCATAG
- a CDS encoding pyridoxal phosphate-dependent aminotransferase has product MKFANLVERLQGERTSAWDIHRAARLAAVQGEDVIVLSVGDPDFPTPAPVVERAISALHEDDTHYTGGAGRDNLREAIATEHQADSGRAVTKANVIVCAGAQNGLFASSLCVCEAGDEVLVPEPMYLTYEAAIRASGATLVPVAVDAANGFHLDCEALRAAVTARTRAIFFATPCNPTGVVMPREHLEQIAALARERDLWVVSDEVYADLTFERDHISIASLEGMASRTLTLGSFSKSHAMTGWRLGWVIGPEAAIDHLGRLALCMLYGLPGFIQQAGLAALEHRRSVVAQMRDVYRRRRDAVFQRLNAVQNLQCLLPEAGIFMMIDIRGTGIGTHDFTWQLLREKGVSLLDASRFGPTANGFVRLALVVDEPKLNEACNRIEDFVRRRR; this is encoded by the coding sequence TTGAAATTTGCGAATCTCGTCGAGCGCTTGCAGGGCGAGCGAACGTCGGCGTGGGACATTCACAGGGCGGCTAGGCTGGCGGCCGTTCAAGGCGAAGATGTGATCGTGCTCAGCGTTGGCGATCCGGATTTCCCGACTCCCGCTCCCGTCGTTGAACGTGCCATCTCGGCCCTGCACGAAGACGATACACATTATACCGGCGGCGCCGGTCGGGATAACCTGCGTGAGGCGATCGCGACTGAACATCAGGCCGACAGCGGCCGTGCCGTCACCAAGGCGAATGTAATCGTCTGTGCCGGCGCGCAGAACGGACTGTTCGCGTCGTCGCTCTGCGTCTGCGAGGCCGGCGACGAAGTGCTCGTGCCAGAGCCGATGTATCTGACGTACGAAGCTGCAATTCGCGCCTCCGGCGCCACCCTCGTGCCCGTAGCGGTGGACGCCGCGAATGGCTTCCATCTCGACTGCGAGGCGCTTAGAGCCGCAGTTACCGCGCGCACACGCGCAATCTTCTTCGCGACGCCCTGCAATCCCACTGGCGTGGTCATGCCGCGCGAACATCTTGAACAGATCGCCGCGTTGGCGCGCGAGCGCGACTTATGGGTCGTCTCTGACGAGGTATACGCGGACCTCACTTTTGAGCGCGACCACATTAGCATCGCGTCTTTGGAAGGCATGGCGAGCCGAACGTTGACGTTAGGCAGTTTTTCAAAGTCGCATGCAATGACCGGCTGGCGGCTAGGCTGGGTAATCGGGCCGGAGGCAGCGATCGATCATCTGGGTCGACTGGCACTTTGCATGTTGTATGGACTACCGGGTTTCATCCAACAAGCTGGATTGGCGGCGCTCGAACACCGTCGTTCCGTGGTCGCGCAGATGAGAGACGTGTATCGCCGGCGGCGTGATGCCGTGTTTCAGCGCCTGAATGCCGTTCAGAATCTTCAATGCCTGCTTCCAGAGGCGGGCATCTTCATGATGATCGACATTCGGGGAACGGGAATAGGCACACACGACTTCACGTGGCAACTGCTCCGAGAGAAAGGCGTCTCTCTGCTCGATGCTAGTCGCTTTGGTCCGACTGCAAACGGTTTCGTGAGGCTGGCACTAGTGGTGGATGAGCCGAAGCTCAATGAGGCCTGCAATCGGATCGAGGATTTCGTTCGGCGACGTCGCTAA
- a CDS encoding aldo/keto reductase yields the protein MKIRKLGKSNLEVSALGLGCMSMSAVYGPPSDKNEMIKLIRAAHDRGVTLFDTAESYGPFVNEELVGEALQPIRDQVVIATKFGFDIDMATGERRGGTNSRPEHVKTVAEACLKRLRTDRIDLFYQHRADPEVPIEDVAGAVKDLIAHGKVKHFGLSEAGEQTIRRAHAVQPVTAVQSEYSLFWRGPEAELLSTLEELGIGFVSFSPLGAGFLTGRIDEYTRFHPTDFRNTVPRFSPQARKTNLVLVDVLKAFAAHKNATPAQVALAWLLSRKPWIVPIPGTTKLHRLEENLGALDLAFTEEDVSQISEQASKIQVKGNRLPEAILKVLGC from the coding sequence ATGAAGATCCGCAAACTCGGAAAGAGCAATCTGGAAGTCTCTGCCCTCGGCCTTGGCTGTATGAGCATGAGCGCGGTCTACGGGCCGCCGAGCGACAAGAACGAAATGATCAAGCTGATTCGAGCGGCTCATGATCGCGGCGTTACGCTGTTCGACACGGCCGAATCCTATGGGCCGTTTGTCAACGAAGAGCTTGTCGGGGAGGCGTTGCAACCGATCCGCGATCAGGTGGTTATCGCCACGAAATTCGGCTTCGACATCGACATGGCGACAGGTGAGCGCAGGGGCGGTACGAACAGTCGCCCAGAACATGTGAAGACGGTGGCGGAAGCCTGCCTGAAGCGTCTCCGCACCGACCGGATCGACCTGTTTTATCAACATCGCGCCGACCCTGAGGTCCCGATTGAGGATGTAGCCGGTGCGGTCAAAGACCTCATTGCTCACGGCAAGGTCAAACACTTCGGGCTGTCTGAGGCGGGCGAGCAGACCATCCGTCGCGCCCATGCCGTGCAACCGGTGACGGCCGTCCAGAGCGAGTATTCGCTGTTTTGGCGCGGGCCAGAAGCGGAGCTGTTGTCGACTCTGGAAGAACTCGGTATTGGCTTCGTGTCGTTCAGTCCTCTAGGCGCCGGCTTTCTGACGGGCAGGATCGACGAGTACACCCGGTTCCATCCGACGGACTTTCGCAATACCGTCCCGCGGTTCTCCCCGCAGGCGCGCAAGACGAACTTAGTGCTGGTCGACGTGCTCAAGGCTTTCGCCGCACATAAGAACGCCACACCGGCCCAGGTTGCGCTGGCGTGGCTGCTGTCGCGAAAGCCATGGATCGTGCCGATTCCCGGCACAACCAAGCTGCACCGTTTGGAGGAGAATCTAGGCGCCCTCGACCTCGCCTTTACTGAGGAGGACGTGAGCCAGATCAGTGAGCAAGCATCGAAGATCCAGGTGAAGGGCAACCGGTTGCCCGAAGCGATCTTAAAAGTGTTAGGGTGCTGA
- a CDS encoding helix-turn-helix domain-containing protein, which translates to MVSVGRFFRRQRDLIQLKHETLRHVSVRGTSKAEAATFFGVSRPTFYQAEAAFARDGLLGLTPKQRSPKSAHKLSTDVMAFIDQRIEDGGPIHARALADRLETELGISVHPRSIERAIARKKNRGTCCRSRCHSAGTGRCVRGVTHGRDRRQPRPEGAAALRYQGVQHGLPMLIETATTRNPFYWTRTRRAFTAAERRVGAPVDQSRAAHSFGARPCLLTGTRNYG; encoded by the coding sequence TTGGTTTCAGTCGGGAGATTTTTTCGGCGCCAACGTGACCTGATCCAGCTCAAGCACGAGACGCTGCGTCACGTCAGCGTCCGCGGCACATCGAAGGCCGAAGCGGCGACATTTTTCGGCGTATCTCGCCCGACCTTCTATCAGGCGGAAGCCGCGTTCGCGCGAGATGGGTTGCTTGGCCTCACACCGAAGCAGCGTAGCCCGAAAAGCGCGCACAAGCTCAGCACAGACGTCATGGCCTTCATCGACCAGCGCATTGAAGACGGCGGACCGATTCACGCTCGGGCGTTAGCCGACCGGCTCGAAACCGAGCTCGGTATCTCGGTTCATCCACGCAGCATCGAACGCGCAATAGCGCGAAAAAAAAACCGTGGAACTTGCTGCCGCTCGCGATGCCATAGCGCAGGCACCGGTCGCTGCGTACGAGGCGTTACGCACGGCCGTGATCGACGGCAGCCTCGTCCAGAGGGCGCTGCGGCGTTGCGTTACCAAGGCGTGCAGCACGGGCTTCCCATGCTCATTGAAACAGCGACGACTAGGAACCCTTTCTACTGGACACGAACCCGTCGCGCATTTACTGCAGCCGAACGGCGCGTTGGTGCGCCTGTTGACCAATCTCGTGCTGCGCACTCATTCGGGGCTCGTCCATGTCTACTGACCGGTACCAGAAATTACGGCTGA
- a CDS encoding zinc ribbon domain-containing protein: protein MSPSIVKDRYPVYLDWERFEQVQAMLRDNHAEYQRNKTRGVPRDGAAVLQGIVWCGQCGHKMAVQYKNANSYACNYLLRSQGAQLCQHLPADLIDARVVEAFLAAIGPAELEAWARAKHARQQTRDATNRAEAQQVERRRYQALLAERQYNRVDPDNRLIAAEFERRWETALRELRQAENALAHRQAQACKPEALSAEEQSDFLALGARLPEIWQRPQVNRESKKALPRSLIDKMILQRVTRDRITIRVVWRGGEISQLEVEPRVHAGLALSRGAEMEARVLELARHGIDDVTIAGILTQEGHHSARCSHVPARTVQLIRQRHRVLHDARSIRERHIAGWLTIARVAQCLQVSTSWVKRRIHTGVINVQRDPQSRQHRIPRKASLHSRNSNRACETISSSPREQTDEGINMTYRRRRLRPKSKFVSARRVQASDANPHCFAPAGTPPTEYDAGVADRNLGH from the coding sequence TTGTCGCCGTCCATCGTGAAAGACCGTTATCCTGTCTACCTCGACTGGGAACGTTTCGAACAGGTCCAGGCCATGCTGCGCGATAACCATGCGGAATATCAGCGAAACAAGACGCGCGGGGTACCCCGCGACGGTGCAGCGGTGCTCCAGGGCATCGTCTGGTGCGGGCAATGCGGTCACAAGATGGCGGTGCAGTACAAGAATGCCAATAGCTACGCCTGTAACTATCTGCTGCGCAGTCAGGGGGCCCAGCTATGCCAGCACCTGCCCGCTGACCTGATCGATGCGCGGGTCGTTGAGGCCTTCCTCGCGGCAATTGGACCGGCGGAGCTGGAGGCCTGGGCGCGTGCAAAACATGCAAGACAGCAGACCCGTGACGCCACCAATCGGGCAGAGGCGCAGCAGGTCGAACGGCGACGCTATCAGGCGCTCCTGGCCGAGCGCCAATACAATCGCGTCGATCCGGATAACCGTTTGATTGCTGCCGAGTTTGAACGGCGGTGGGAAACGGCGCTACGCGAATTGCGCCAGGCGGAGAATGCGCTCGCCCATCGTCAGGCGCAGGCATGCAAACCGGAGGCGCTGAGCGCTGAAGAGCAAAGCGACTTTCTTGCGCTCGGCGCCCGGCTACCGGAAATCTGGCAGCGGCCGCAAGTCAATCGCGAGAGCAAGAAGGCTCTGCCGCGTTCCCTTATTGATAAAATGATTCTGCAGCGGGTCACGCGCGACCGCATCACGATCCGTGTTGTCTGGCGCGGTGGCGAAATATCCCAACTGGAGGTTGAACCCAGGGTGCACGCCGGACTGGCGCTCTCCCGGGGCGCCGAGATGGAGGCGCGGGTGCTTGAACTTGCCCGGCACGGTATCGACGACGTCACGATCGCCGGGATCCTGACCCAGGAGGGGCATCACTCGGCCCGATGCAGCCATGTCCCAGCACGGACCGTACAGCTCATCCGGCAGCGACATCGTGTGCTGCACGACGCCAGATCAATCCGTGAGCGCCATATCGCCGGATGGCTGACCATTGCCAGGGTGGCGCAATGTCTGCAGGTCTCGACCTCTTGGGTCAAGCGCCGCATCCACACCGGCGTCATCAATGTGCAGCGTGACCCGCAAAGCCGTCAACACCGGATACCGCGGAAAGCATCGCTGCACTCCAGGAACTCAAATCGGGCGTGCGAGACCATCTCGTCATCGCCCCGCGAGCAAACAGATGAGGGCATCAACATGACCTATCGTAGACGTCGTCTTCGTCCAAAATCAAAGTTCGTGTCAGCGCGGCGAGTTCAAGCAAGCGATGCCAATCCGCATTGTTTCGCTCCAGCCGGGACTCCTCCAACCGAGTACGATGCCGGCGTGGCCGATCGCAACCTCGGCCATTAA